Proteins encoded together in one Corynebacterium liangguodongii window:
- a CDS encoding O-acetylhomoserine/O-acetylserine sulfhydrylase: protein MTKYDNSDTQQWAFETRSIHAGQHLDSDFKARNQPLYLTTSYVFNDAAHAEARFNLSDPGPIYTRLTNPTQQALEDRLASLEGGVAAVAFASGMAAETAAITNLASAGDHIVTSPRLYGGTETLFEVTLPRLGIEFTFVDNPDDPESWADAVRPNTKAFYGETFGNPIADVLDIPAVAEVAHAHQVPLIVDNTMATAAIARPLELGADIVVVSTTKFYTGNGAAIGGAIIDAGRFDWTVERDGEPVFPYFVTPDPAYHGLKYADLGEAAFALKARAGVLRDTGAAISPFNAWVALQGLDTLSLRVEKHNANALEVAQFLAANDKVASVNYPGLESSPYYAVKEKLGLNYTGSVLSFDVAGDPHDRTAAWAFIDALKLHSNLANIGDVRSLVVHPASTTHSQSSEAGLARAGITQATVRLSVGIENVNDIIADLERGFAAV from the coding sequence ATGACGAAATACGACAACTCCGATACCCAACAGTGGGCTTTTGAGACCCGCTCGATCCATGCCGGGCAGCACCTCGACTCCGATTTCAAGGCGCGCAACCAGCCGCTCTACCTGACCACATCCTATGTGTTCAACGACGCCGCGCACGCGGAGGCGAGGTTTAACTTGTCCGATCCGGGCCCGATTTACACCCGCCTGACCAACCCGACCCAGCAGGCGCTTGAGGACCGCCTCGCGAGCCTCGAGGGCGGGGTGGCAGCAGTGGCGTTTGCCTCCGGCATGGCCGCCGAGACCGCCGCCATTACCAACCTCGCCTCCGCGGGTGACCACATCGTGACATCACCTCGCCTCTACGGCGGCACGGAGACGCTCTTCGAGGTCACGCTGCCGCGCCTCGGCATTGAGTTCACTTTCGTGGACAACCCCGACGACCCGGAGTCCTGGGCAGACGCCGTGCGCCCCAACACGAAGGCGTTCTACGGCGAGACCTTCGGCAACCCGATCGCCGACGTGCTTGACATCCCCGCCGTGGCCGAGGTCGCCCACGCCCACCAGGTTCCGCTCATTGTGGACAACACGATGGCCACTGCCGCGATCGCCCGCCCGCTTGAGCTCGGCGCCGACATTGTCGTGGTCTCCACCACGAAGTTCTACACCGGCAACGGCGCTGCCATCGGCGGCGCGATTATCGACGCCGGCCGCTTCGACTGGACGGTAGAACGCGACGGCGAGCCGGTCTTTCCCTACTTCGTCACCCCCGACCCCGCCTACCACGGCCTGAAGTACGCCGACCTGGGCGAGGCGGCCTTCGCGCTGAAGGCCCGCGCGGGTGTTTTGCGGGATACGGGCGCGGCGATCTCGCCTTTCAATGCGTGGGTGGCGCTGCAGGGGCTGGATACGCTGAGCCTGCGCGTCGAGAAGCACAATGCGAACGCGCTGGAGGTGGCACAGTTCCTCGCCGCCAACGACAAGGTCGCGAGCGTGAACTACCCCGGGCTGGAGTCAAGCCCCTACTACGCCGTGAAGGAAAAGCTCGGCCTGAACTACACCGGCTCGGTGCTCTCCTTCGATGTCGCCGGGGATCCGCACGACCGGACCGCGGCGTGGGCGTTCATTGACGCGCTGAAGCTGCACTCGAACCTGGCCAATATTGGCGATGTCCGCTCGCTCGTCGTCCACCCGGCGTCCACGACGCACTCGCAGTCGAGCGAGGCGGGCCTCGCCCGCGCCGGCATCACGCAGGCGACAGTGCGCCTGAGCGTGGGCATCGAGAACGTCAACGACATCATCGCCGACCTCGAGCGCGGCTTCGCGGCGGTGTAG
- a CDS encoding HAD family hydrolase: MSIVVFDIGQVLVPEGDRIPRLLTYLTDSGVTVTVDDLLRGYWAHRDDYDLGLPEDEYWPKVLRDAGLDETAYDGVDFEGLGALDGARNSVLVPETEELLFDLRAGGHHIGLLSNAPTSMIKAVRESDWGSQIEVKIFSAEVGVAKPAQRIFEIAEGQLKERYPEYERETTFFFDDRQVNIDGALEFGWDAHLWEGAEEAREVLGLKPSAK, from the coding sequence ATGTCCATCGTCGTTTTCGACATCGGTCAAGTTCTTGTCCCCGAGGGAGACCGCATCCCTCGCCTTCTAACGTATCTCACCGACAGCGGGGTGACAGTTACGGTTGATGACCTCTTGCGCGGCTACTGGGCCCACCGGGATGACTACGATCTCGGCCTGCCGGAGGATGAATACTGGCCCAAGGTGCTCCGGGACGCAGGGCTGGATGAAACCGCCTACGACGGTGTCGACTTTGAGGGGCTCGGAGCCCTTGATGGGGCACGCAACTCCGTGCTCGTTCCGGAGACGGAGGAGCTTCTATTCGACCTCCGCGCAGGGGGCCATCATATTGGCCTGCTCAGTAACGCGCCGACCTCGATGATCAAGGCGGTGCGCGAATCCGACTGGGGCAGCCAGATCGAGGTGAAAATTTTCTCCGCCGAGGTCGGCGTGGCCAAGCCGGCTCAGCGCATCTTCGAGATCGCCGAGGGGCAGCTCAAGGAGCGCTACCCCGAATACGAGCGCGAGACCACCTTCTTCTTCGATGACCGCCAGGTCAACATCGATGGCGCACTCGAGTTTGGGTGGGATGCACACCTGTGGGAGGGAGCCGAGGAGGCACGCGAAGTGCTAGGCCTGAAGCCTTCCGCTAAATAG
- a CDS encoding DUF1868 domain-containing protein, translating to MAKLVDAPDTFEKFRADGVAKVYPGATFVAAVREGSALQRIGERIQNDVRSRGWDTDFAFTVPSSFHMTVLEGPKFNGPLPAWLEDAHDFPEAVVRMRQRLAEAHIAAPTRLEMKTTGVFNLHERLTFKLVPADEEVKADLDRFRKQAGAVLEFPVRELSEYHFHSTLGYRLTVADPDDPALLEAKALYDSWASEVTSVDLERVGFCIFNDMQSFPPLLYFDPA from the coding sequence GTGGCAAAGCTCGTTGACGCCCCCGATACTTTCGAGAAGTTCCGCGCAGACGGCGTGGCAAAGGTCTACCCCGGAGCGACCTTTGTTGCCGCCGTGCGGGAGGGCTCCGCGCTTCAAAGAATCGGAGAAAGGATCCAAAACGACGTCCGTTCGCGCGGGTGGGATACCGACTTCGCCTTTACTGTGCCGTCAAGCTTCCACATGACGGTGCTCGAAGGGCCCAAGTTCAACGGCCCCCTCCCGGCATGGCTCGAGGACGCCCACGACTTCCCAGAAGCCGTCGTACGCATGCGCCAGCGCCTCGCGGAGGCCCACATCGCGGCGCCGACGCGGTTGGAGATGAAGACAACCGGTGTGTTCAATCTCCACGAGCGGCTGACGTTTAAGCTCGTACCGGCAGACGAGGAGGTTAAAGCCGATCTCGACAGATTCCGGAAGCAAGCCGGGGCGGTCCTCGAGTTCCCAGTGAGGGAGCTCAGTGAGTACCACTTCCACTCCACTTTGGGCTACCGGCTTACCGTGGCCGACCCGGACGATCCTGCCCTCCTCGAGGCGAAGGCCCTCTATGACTCATGGGCCTCCGAGGTAACCTCGGTCGACCTCGAGCGCGTCGGGTTCTGCATTTTCAACGACATGCAGTCCTTCCCGCCGCTGCTCTACTTCGACCCGGCCTAA
- a CDS encoding ABC transporter substrate-binding protein, whose amino-acid sequence MKKFTRTVSVLALTALTTTTLAACGGGGETTKNAEGEVVVDFWHSSSGASGETLDKLVQKFNEEHNGNIEVKASYQGSYEDSISKFIASVQTGDLPTLLQASDVQTRYMRDSGLVRSASELAKNDDSYNFESLVPGVANYYTMEDEIFSMPAMVSQPAIFVNNDLLKQAGVDPNSIGTTEGLLNAIEQVHAKTGKPGITFQHSAWYMEQLAGSLGKEFCAPGNGVGKEQATEFNLTEPDLVAVWERISELYKSGAIHNPGTDGSAATGAFLAGEVALQMNSSSNYGNIQKGNVGFDWSIHRMPRDTAESGAAPGGNSLWAIQEGNSDEEVEAAWEFMKFIGSDESQKQIFEETGYLPTTSTATEQLSNLTPQHKSLLDQLATTPMNTVSAGCHTGALNDARKSYAEAMSTIANGSDAKTALETAKQGADSAIANYNARAGK is encoded by the coding sequence ATGAAAAAGTTCACCCGCACCGTCTCTGTCCTCGCGCTCACCGCGCTGACCACCACCACCCTGGCCGCCTGTGGCGGCGGCGGGGAGACCACGAAGAATGCCGAAGGCGAAGTGGTCGTTGACTTCTGGCACTCATCCTCCGGCGCTTCCGGGGAGACACTGGACAAGCTCGTGCAGAAGTTCAACGAGGAGCACAATGGCAACATCGAGGTGAAGGCCTCTTACCAGGGTTCCTACGAGGACTCAATTTCTAAGTTCATCGCCTCGGTCCAGACCGGAGATCTCCCCACTCTGCTGCAGGCCAGTGACGTCCAGACCCGCTACATGCGCGACTCGGGCCTCGTCCGCTCTGCTTCCGAGCTGGCCAAGAATGACGACTCGTACAACTTCGAAAGCCTCGTTCCTGGTGTAGCGAACTACTACACCATGGAAGATGAGATCTTCTCCATGCCGGCGATGGTTTCCCAGCCCGCGATCTTTGTCAACAACGACCTGCTCAAGCAGGCCGGCGTTGATCCGAACTCCATCGGCACCACCGAGGGTCTGCTCAACGCCATCGAACAGGTTCACGCCAAGACCGGCAAGCCCGGCATCACGTTCCAGCACTCCGCGTGGTACATGGAGCAGCTGGCGGGATCCCTGGGCAAGGAATTTTGTGCCCCCGGCAACGGTGTAGGAAAGGAACAGGCCACTGAATTTAACCTGACCGAACCTGATCTTGTTGCTGTCTGGGAGCGCATCTCCGAGCTCTATAAGTCCGGCGCCATCCACAACCCGGGCACCGATGGCTCCGCCGCCACTGGTGCTTTCCTCGCTGGCGAGGTTGCCCTTCAGATGAACTCCTCCTCGAACTATGGAAACATTCAAAAAGGCAACGTCGGGTTCGATTGGTCCATCCATCGTATGCCGCGCGACACCGCCGAGTCCGGTGCTGCCCCTGGAGGTAACTCCCTGTGGGCGATCCAAGAGGGCAACTCCGACGAGGAAGTCGAAGCCGCGTGGGAGTTCATGAAGTTCATCGGCTCTGATGAGTCCCAGAAGCAGATCTTCGAGGAGACCGGGTACCTGCCTACAACGTCCACCGCTACGGAGCAGCTATCCAACCTCACCCCGCAGCACAAGTCGCTGCTGGATCAGCTTGCCACTACCCCGATGAACACCGTGAGCGCCGGCTGCCACACTGGTGCTCTCAACGACGCCCGCAAGAGCTACGCCGAGGCGATGTCCACCATTGCCAACGGGTCGGACGCCAAGACGGCCCTTGAGACCGCGAAGCAAGGCGCCGATTCTGCCATTGCCAACTACAACGCTCGAGCTGGTAAGTAG
- a CDS encoding carbohydrate ABC transporter permease — MNSQLRSPLTTALLWIWLLIASFFIIFPVFYALIGSFRSTADIQAGVQSLLFGDFVADNYPRAWRQSQVGQQLINSFIVTIFQTAGQFLTALFAAFALAFGRIPAPGKVLVFFILPMMIPHELSVIGNYLTVREMGLYDTVIAVFLPYIASSFTIFLFYQAFKGFPKEIYEATRLEGVGRLRFLFTFIVPLNRSVCMTAIVTSAIGAWNGYMWPLLITQSPSSRTIQPGIKALADETAIDTGLVLAGLLIAALPTIILVVSGQKYLTRGLTEGAVK; from the coding sequence ATGAATTCTCAACTTCGTTCCCCGTTGACGACCGCGTTGCTGTGGATCTGGCTTCTCATCGCCAGCTTCTTCATCATCTTCCCGGTCTTCTACGCCCTGATCGGTTCCTTCCGCTCCACCGCGGACATCCAGGCCGGCGTTCAGTCCCTGCTCTTTGGCGACTTCGTGGCCGATAACTACCCCCGCGCGTGGCGGCAGTCGCAGGTGGGACAGCAGCTGATCAACTCGTTTATTGTGACGATCTTCCAGACGGCTGGCCAGTTCCTTACCGCTCTTTTCGCGGCCTTCGCCCTCGCGTTCGGCCGCATCCCTGCGCCGGGGAAGGTCCTCGTCTTCTTCATCTTGCCGATGATGATCCCGCACGAGCTCTCCGTCATCGGTAACTACCTCACCGTGCGCGAGATGGGCCTCTACGACACCGTCATCGCGGTGTTTTTGCCCTACATCGCCTCCTCGTTCACGATCTTCCTGTTCTACCAGGCGTTCAAGGGTTTCCCGAAGGAAATCTACGAAGCCACCCGCCTCGAAGGCGTCGGTCGGCTTCGGTTCCTGTTCACATTCATCGTCCCGCTGAACCGCTCGGTGTGCATGACCGCCATCGTCACCAGCGCAATCGGTGCGTGGAATGGTTACATGTGGCCGCTGCTGATCACGCAGTCGCCGTCGTCACGCACGATCCAGCCAGGCATCAAGGCCCTGGCTGACGAAACCGCGATTGATACAGGCCTGGTTCTCGCCGGCCTGCTCATCGCCGCACTTCCCACTATCATCCTGGTCGTGAGTGGTCAGAAATACCTGACCCGCGGCCTTACCGAAGGAGCTGTCAAGTAA
- a CDS encoding carbohydrate ABC transporter permease: MTTAISTATKAEETKPKKPQTEGIDWLSWAFLLPTIVLFLVFEFYPFFRALYLSFASTDLFGRPKGFAGLDNYLEMISDPTFLSTLSRTLIFTIITVLLKLLFGLSIALPLSYRLRGTFWMRSLVLVPMAVSTAIGTLVFRNMFAPTVGLFDQIFSSLGLPQVGWLTSPNVALFSAIIVDLWIGISFVILLLVVAIDNISTEVVEAANLDGATGFRYIRHIIVPGIAPMLMVLVVTQSIAAMKEFTIFNVLTGGGPGNSTRTLVLDIYDKAFGGGTADFAGASARGMVLFILVLVLTLVQFRLSNRNK; encoded by the coding sequence ATGACGACTGCAATTAGCACCGCCACAAAGGCGGAAGAGACAAAGCCGAAGAAACCCCAAACCGAGGGAATTGACTGGCTGTCCTGGGCATTCCTTCTGCCCACCATCGTCCTGTTCCTCGTCTTCGAGTTCTACCCCTTCTTCCGCGCGCTCTACCTTTCCTTCGCCTCGACCGACCTCTTCGGCCGGCCGAAGGGATTCGCCGGGTTAGACAACTACCTCGAGATGATCTCGGACCCGACGTTCCTGTCCACACTGTCGCGCACGCTGATCTTCACCATCATCACCGTGCTGCTCAAGCTCCTCTTTGGCCTGAGCATCGCGCTGCCGCTGAGCTACCGCCTGCGCGGCACGTTCTGGATGCGCTCGCTCGTGCTTGTGCCCATGGCCGTCTCCACAGCGATCGGCACCCTGGTCTTCCGCAACATGTTCGCCCCGACCGTCGGTCTGTTCGACCAAATCTTCTCCTCCCTCGGCCTGCCCCAGGTGGGCTGGCTCACCAGCCCGAACGTGGCGCTGTTCTCGGCGATCATCGTCGACCTTTGGATCGGCATTTCCTTTGTCATCCTGCTACTAGTGGTGGCCATCGATAACATCTCCACCGAGGTCGTTGAGGCCGCGAACCTCGACGGCGCGACTGGCTTTCGCTACATCCGGCACATCATCGTCCCCGGTATTGCCCCGATGCTCATGGTCCTGGTGGTCACGCAGTCCATCGCCGCGATGAAGGAGTTCACGATCTTCAACGTGCTGACTGGCGGCGGCCCGGGCAATTCGACGCGCACCCTCGTGCTGGATATCTACGACAAGGCATTCGGCGGCGGTACGGCAGACTTCGCTGGCGCCTCGGCGCGCGGCATGGTGCTCTTCATCCTGGTGCTCGTGCTCACCCTTGTGCAGTTCCGTCTCTCCAACAGGAACAAATAG